Proteins from a genomic interval of Crassostrea angulata isolate pt1a10 chromosome 7, ASM2561291v2, whole genome shotgun sequence:
- the LOC128191226 gene encoding uncharacterized protein LOC128191226, with protein sequence MPTQWKFVQSELNPADVATRPVHPSMLQDTSWICGLTSPLGAPIEHFELVDPGCDVEIRPVLVSNKTDIIDVAQSNHETKPPTCLTEVFSERFTRFSKWDRLIRAVARLKFMIRQSQKNIDNLPDSPSDPELLKESERSIIASVQRDVFSTEFRCIENCLDIPHSSTIRTLCPKIGADGLLCVGGRLNNVSVDVLNDNMRNPIILPKNHHVSYLIIRQLHQKVFHQGRLFTEGAVCSAGFWVVNSKRMTTLAIRTCVVCRKLRGQPGWQNMADLPEDRCEPCPPFSYVGVDTFGPWPVVHRKTRGGSSNQKRWAILFTCLVTRAIHLEVIDELTSAAFINALRRFIAIRGQVTQFRSDRGTNFVGAVSDLSINAEFIENGPVSKFLSDSRIVWKFNPPHAPHMGGAWERLIGVSKRVLNAMLLDHQQRDITHDVLTTLMAEVCAIVNNRPLTSVSSDPEAPTLLTPSMLLTMKTKHDVELFPSFGSKDALKSTWKRVQVMADEIWYRWKTEYLHNLQYRRKWQGHAVDLKHGDLVLLIEDDSLRNEWPTGIIQRTFPSQDGKVRKAEVAVFKDNKRVTYVRPVTRLITLLETD encoded by the coding sequence ATGCCAACCCAATGGAAGTTTGTTCAATCTGAACTTAATCCAGCAGACGTTGCCACCAGGCCTGTACACCCTTCTATGCTGCAAGATACAAGCTGGATATGTGGACTAACCAGCCCGCTCGGTGCTCCGATTGAACACTTTGAATTAGTGGACCCAGGGTGTGATGTGGAAATTCGCCCAGTGTTAGTCAGCAACAAGACAGACATAATAGATGTAGCACAGTCAAATCATGAGACAAAGCCACCAACTTGTCTGACAGAAGTATTCTCTGAGAGGTTCACTAGATTTTCCAAGTGGGACAGGCTTATACGTGCAGTCGCCCGTCTGAAATTTATGATTCGACAGTCTCAGAAAAACATTGACAACTTACCTGATAGTCCCAGTGATCCGGAACTCTTGAAGGAGAGTGAACGCTCCATCATTGCTTCAGTTCAGAGAGATGTATTCAGCACAGAATTTCGATGCATTGAAAACTGCCTGGACATTCCACATTCTAGTACTATCAGAACTTTATGCCCAAAAATTGGTGCAGATGGACTGTTATGTGTTGGTGGACGGTTGAACAATGTGTCTGTTGATGTGCTAAACGATAACATGCGCAACCCTATTATCCTACCAAAGAACCATCATGTTAGTTATCTCATCATACGTCAGTTACATCAGAAGGTATTCCATCAAGGTAGACTTTTTACAGAGGGAGCTGTATGTTCTGCCGGATTCTGGGTAGTGAATTCAAAACGGATGACCACTTTAGCGATAAGGACTTGCGTTGTATGTCGTAAACTTCGGGGACAGCCAGGATGGCAGAATATGGCGGATCTTCCAGAGGATCGTTGTGAACCGTGCCCCCCATTTTCGTATGTGGGAGTTGACACTTTTGGCCCATGGCCAGTTGTGCATCGTAAAACAAGGGGTGGAAGTTCAAATCAGAAACGTTGGGCAATATTGTTTACCTGCCTTGTAACTCGAGCTATTCATCTTGAGGTCATCGATGAACTTACCAGTGCTGCATTCATAAATGCATTGAGACGTTTTATTGCAATTCGTGGTCAAGTCACACAATTCCGCTCCGACAGGGGAACGAACTTCGTTGGCGCTGTAAGCGATCTCTCCATCAATGCAGAATTCATTGAGAATGGTCCTGTTTCCAAGTTCCTGTCAGATTCCCGGATTGTGTGGAAATTCAACCCTCCTCACGCTCCACACATGGGAGGAGCATGGGAGAGACTCATCGGTGTTTCAAAAAGAGTTTTGAATGCCATGTTACTTGATCACCAGCAAAGAGACATCACACATGATGTACTGACCACATTGATGGCAGAAGTGTGTGCTATTGTTAACAATAGACCATTAACAAGTGTTTCTAGTGATCCGGAAGCACCTACTCTACTTACCCCGTCGATGCTGTTGACAATGAAGACAAAACATGATGTTGAACTTTTCCCTTCATTTGGTTCCAAGGATGCCTTAAAATCTACCTGGAAACGCGTGCAAGTGATGGCAGATGAAATTTGGTATAGATGGAAAACTGAGTACCTCCATAACCTACAATATCGCAGGAAGTGGCAGGGCCATGCTGTGGATTTGAAACACGGAGACTTAGTTCTATTGATTGAAGATGATTCCCTGCGAAACGAGTGGCCCACCGGTATCATACAAAGAACATTCCCCAGCCAAGACGGAAAGGTCCGCAAAGCTGAGGTTGCAGTTTTTAAGGACAATAAACGTGTCACTTATGTGAGACCAGTCACCCGACTCATAACCCTTTTGGAGACTGATTGA
- the LOC128191227 gene encoding uncharacterized protein LOC128191227, producing MNGRFTHLQPCESEFIVEEEPIFQRIPGDEKPGLSIEDRKFLHIMDAGFQRTSDGEWQAPLPFRHCRPVLPDNRSLALRRARSLDISLRCNHLKYEQVKEFMERLLMNQHAELAPELPMSVERWYLPMFAVYHLKKPDSVRIVFDSSAKFQDVSLNSVLFQGPDLCNSLLGVLLRFRREKIAVTMDVEQMFHNFKVPEDQRRYLRFLWHMDSDLDQPLVDFQMMVHIFGNSPSLAVATFGLRRAVERSPEDVRDLVCNNFYVDDGILSCATEEEAISLVHCTKEALQDGGNIRLHKFCSNSRRVLDSFAPEDLAKNLKNLDFGSNTLPVQRSLGLLWNTEMDEFTFKVNTVEKAYTRRGLLSTINSVYDPIGFSQPVVIRGKLLLREMMSVTTNTDWDEPLPAFLHDEWSSWVDSLSHLESFCVPRSYSSSFVNATRREVLVFCDASKDIIAAVAYLKLQENETSSISFLLGMGTLSLGSSCVRQF from the coding sequence ATGAATGGAAGATTCACCCATTTACAGCCCTGTGAAAGTGAATTTATTGTGGAAGAGGAGCCTATCTTTCAACGTATACCAGGGGATGAGAAACCAGGGTTATCGATAGAAGATCGTAAGTTCCTACATATCATGGATGCTGGTTTCCAAAGAACGTCTGATGGCGAGTGGCAAGCTCCGTTACCCTTTCGCCATTGTAGACCTGTCTTACCTGACAACAGGTCACTTGCTCTTCGAAGAGCCAGATCATTGGACATTAGCTTGAGATGTAATCACCTCAAATATGAACAAGTTAAGGAATTCATGGAGAGACTACTCATGAACCAGCATGCTGAGTTAGCACCTGAGTTACCTATGTCAGTGGAGCGATGGTACCTACCTATGTTTGCAGTGTATCATCTCAAGAAACCAGACAGTGTGCGTATTGTATTCGACTCATCTGCCAAGTTTCAAGATGTGTCCTTGAACAGTGTTTTGTTTCAAGGCCCTGATTTGTGCAACAGCCTGCTTGGTGTCTTGCTAAGATTCCGAAGAGAAAAGATAGCAGTCACAATGGACGTTGAGCAGATGTTTCACAATTTCAAGGTCCCAGAAGACCAGCGTCGTTACTTACGATTCCTGTGGCACATGGACAGTGACTTAGACCAGCCATTGGTGGACTTTCAGATGATGGTTCACATTTTCGGCAATAGCCCGTCACTGGCCGTGGCAACGTTTGGTCTTAGGAGGGCAGTTGAGAGATCCCCAGAAGATGTGAGGGATTTAGTATGTAACAACTTCTATGTGGATGATGGCATTTTATCCTGCGCAACTGAAGAGGAGGCCATTAGCCTTGTGCATTGTACCAAGGAAGCACTACAAGATGGCGGAAACATTCGACTTCACAAGTTTTGCTCCAATAGCAGGAGAGTGTTAGATTCATTTGCCCCAGAAGACCTGGCAAAGAACTTGAAAAACCTTGACTTTGGGTCAAACACCCTTCCAGTACAACGCAGCTTGGGATTATTATGGAACACAGAGATGGATGAATTTACCTTTAAAGTCAACACAGTAGAAAAAGCATACACTAGACGAGGCTTGTTGTCTACTATAAACAGTGTATATGACCCGATTGGCTTTTCCCAGCCTGTCGTCATCAGAGGCAAGTTACTTTTACGAGAGATGATGTCTGTGACGACAAATACGGACTGGGATGAACCGTTGCCTGCATTTCTGCATGATGAATGGTCATCATGGGTTGATTCCCTGAGTCACCTGGAAAGCTTTTGTGTGCCGAGGAGTTACAGCAGTTCGTTTGTCAACGCCACCAGACGTGAAGTGCTTGTGTTCTGTGATGCTTCGAAGGACATTATTGCTGCTGTGGCATATCTCAAACTTCAGGAAAATGAGACGTCAAGCATCAGTTTCTTGCTTGGAATGGGCACACTATCCCTCGGCTCGAGCTGTGTGCGGCAGTTTTAG